From a single Lolium rigidum isolate FL_2022 chromosome 7, APGP_CSIRO_Lrig_0.1, whole genome shotgun sequence genomic region:
- the LOC124670133 gene encoding sucrose nonfermenting 4-like protein isoform X1 → MVHRRFAWPFGGQRASLCGSFTGWREYPMGLVGAEFQVLFDLPPGVYQYRFLVDGVWRCDDTKPIVRDEYGMISNEVLVTLVENNTHPVVQLEPSPNRRMNLDEGTILTTMPTEQPSQNSGVQIAVFRQRVSEILLHNTVYDVVPVSSKIAILDARLPVKQAFNIMHDEGLALVPLWDDGQGTITGMLTASDFVLILRKLQRNIRVLGHEELEMHSVAAWKEAKLQYYGVSDVAAMQRRPLVHVKDSDNLRSVALSIIQNEISSVPIFKSSMDVSGMPILNLATLPGILKFLCSKLQEQPEGYPILQNHISSIPIGTWSQHTGRASKRQLRTSRLNVPLITCLDFLLEDRVSSVPIVDDNGSLLDVYALSDIMALAKNDIYTRIELEQVTVEHALELQYQVNGRRQCHTCLSTSTFLEVLEQLSVPGVRRLVVIEPMTRFVQGIISLRDAVTFLLG, encoded by the exons ATGGTGCACCGCCGCTTCGCCTGGCCCTTCGGCGGCCAGCGCGCCTCCCTCTGCGGCAGCTTCACCGG GTGGAGGGAGTACCCCATGGGGCTCGTCGGGGCCGAGTTCCAGGTGCTGTTCGATCTACCCCCGGGGGTTTATCAG TACCGATTCTTGGTGGATGGTGTCTGGAGATGTGATGACACAAAACCTATTGTACGCGATGAATATGGCATGATCAGCAATGAAGTGCTTGTCACACTTGTGGAGAATAACACACACCCGGTTGTGCAGCTAGAGCCATCTCCCAATAGACGAATGAATTTGGATGAGGGTACTATTTTGACAACA ATGCCTACAGAACAGCCATCTCAAAACTCTGGCGTGCAGATTGCAGTTTTTCGCCAACGAGTCTCTGAAATACTATTACATAATACCGTATATGATGTTGTTCCTGTTTCTAGCAAG ATAGCAATTTTGGATGCTCGGCTTCCTGTCAAACAAGCATTTAATATTATGCATGATGAG GGCCTTGCTTTGGTTCCTCTGTGGGATGATGGCCAAGGAACCATAACAGGCATGCTAACTGCATCTGATTTTGTATTAATTTTGAGAAAG TTGCAGAGGAACATTCGAGTTCTGGGCCATGAAGAGCTTGAAATGCATTCAGTGGCTGCTTGGAAAGAAGCAAAACTACAGTATTATGGGGTGTCTGATGTCGCAGCCATGCAAAGAAGGCCATTAGTTCAT GTTAAGGATTCGGATAATTTAAGGTCTGTGGCACTGTCTATAatacaaaatgaaatatcttcagTCCCTATCTTCAAATCCTCGATGGATGTATCAGGAATGCCAATACTTAATCTTGCAACTCTTCCGGGGATTTTAAAAT TTCTTTGCTCCAAGCTCCAAGAACAACCAGAAGGCTATCCCATTTTGCAAAATCACATTTCCAGTATTCCTATTGGTACATGGTCGCAACATACTGGCAGGGCAAGTAAAAGACAGCTTAGAACATCGCGGCTGAATGTTCCTCTAATTACTTGCCTGGATTTTCTGCTGGAAG ATAGAGTGAGCTCTGTTCCTATAGTTGATGATAATGGATCCCTTCTTGATGTCTATGCACTCAG CGATATCATGGCTCTGGCGAAGAATGACATTTACACGCGTATTGAACTTGAGCAAGTGACCGTGGAGCAT GCCTTGGAGCTGCAATATCAGGTGAATGGACGGAGACAGTGTCATACCTGTTTGAGTACAAGTACATTTCTTGAGGTGCTGGAGCAATTGTCTGTTCCAG GGGTGCGGCGGCTTGTCGTCATTGAACCGATGACTAGATTTGTGCAAGGAATTATATCATTGAGAGACGCAGTAACATTTCTCCTTGGTTAA
- the LOC124670133 gene encoding sucrose nonfermenting 4-like protein isoform X2, with the protein MVHRRFAWPFGGQRASLCGSFTGWREYPMGLVGAEFQVLFDLPPGVYQYRFLVDGVWRCDDTKPIVRDEYGMISNEVLVTLVENNTHPVVQLEPSPNRRMNLDEGTILTTMPTEQPSQNSGVQIAVFRQRVSEILLHNTVYDVVPVSSKIAILDARLPVKQAFNIMHDEGLALVPLWDDGQGTITGMLTASDFVLILRKLQRNIRVLGHEELEMHSVAAWKEAKLQYYGVSDVAAMQRRPLVHVKDSDNLRSVALSIIQNEISSVPIFKSSMDVSGMPILNLATLPGILKFLCSKLQEQPEGYPILQNHISSIPIGTWSQHTGRASKRQLRTSRLNVPLITCLDFLLEGTIHINDISNAGVCVISPVDP; encoded by the exons ATGGTGCACCGCCGCTTCGCCTGGCCCTTCGGCGGCCAGCGCGCCTCCCTCTGCGGCAGCTTCACCGG GTGGAGGGAGTACCCCATGGGGCTCGTCGGGGCCGAGTTCCAGGTGCTGTTCGATCTACCCCCGGGGGTTTATCAG TACCGATTCTTGGTGGATGGTGTCTGGAGATGTGATGACACAAAACCTATTGTACGCGATGAATATGGCATGATCAGCAATGAAGTGCTTGTCACACTTGTGGAGAATAACACACACCCGGTTGTGCAGCTAGAGCCATCTCCCAATAGACGAATGAATTTGGATGAGGGTACTATTTTGACAACA ATGCCTACAGAACAGCCATCTCAAAACTCTGGCGTGCAGATTGCAGTTTTTCGCCAACGAGTCTCTGAAATACTATTACATAATACCGTATATGATGTTGTTCCTGTTTCTAGCAAG ATAGCAATTTTGGATGCTCGGCTTCCTGTCAAACAAGCATTTAATATTATGCATGATGAG GGCCTTGCTTTGGTTCCTCTGTGGGATGATGGCCAAGGAACCATAACAGGCATGCTAACTGCATCTGATTTTGTATTAATTTTGAGAAAG TTGCAGAGGAACATTCGAGTTCTGGGCCATGAAGAGCTTGAAATGCATTCAGTGGCTGCTTGGAAAGAAGCAAAACTACAGTATTATGGGGTGTCTGATGTCGCAGCCATGCAAAGAAGGCCATTAGTTCAT GTTAAGGATTCGGATAATTTAAGGTCTGTGGCACTGTCTATAatacaaaatgaaatatcttcagTCCCTATCTTCAAATCCTCGATGGATGTATCAGGAATGCCAATACTTAATCTTGCAACTCTTCCGGGGATTTTAAAAT TTCTTTGCTCCAAGCTCCAAGAACAACCAGAAGGCTATCCCATTTTGCAAAATCACATTTCCAGTATTCCTATTGGTACATGGTCGCAACATACTGGCAGGGCAAGTAAAAGACAGCTTAGAACATCGCGGCTGAATGTTCCTCTAATTACTTGCCTGGATTTTCTGCTGGAAGGTACCATCCAC
- the LOC124670131 gene encoding cell division control protein 48 homolog D-like has protein sequence MASAPPSKKAANRLVVEEATHDDNSMCSLHPATMERLCIFRGDLVLLKGKRRRSTLCIAFTDDTCEEHKMKINKVVRSNLRVRIADVVSVHLCHDAKYGRRVHILPVDDTIEGVTGNLFDSYLKPYFADAYRPVRKGDLFLVRGGMRSVEFKVVEIDPADEYCIVAADTEIFCDGEPIKREDEERLDDVGYDDVGGMRKQLTQIRELVELPLRHPQLFKSIGVKPPKGILLYGPPGSGKTLIARAVANETGAFFFCINGPEIMSKMAGESESNLRKAFEEAEKNAPSIIFIDEIDSIAPNREKTHGEVERRIVSQLLTLMDGMKARAHVIVMGATNRPNSIDPALRRFGRFDREIDIGVPDEVGRLEVLRVHTKNMKLDVDVNLEVVAKDTHGYVGADLAALCTEAALQCIREKMDVIDLDDETIDAEILNSMAVTNDHLKTALVGTNPSALRETVVEVPNVSWNDIGGLDGVKRELQETVQYPVEHPEKFEKFGMSPSKGVLFYGPPGCGKTLLAKAIANECQANFISIKGPELLTMWFGESEANVREIFDKARQSAPCVLFFDELDSIATQRGGSVGDAGGAADRVLNQLLTEMDGMNAKKTVFIIGATNRPDIIDSALLRPGRLDQLIYIPLPDEASRHQIFKACLRKSPVAKDVDLGALARFTAGFSGADITEICQRACKYAIREDIEKDMEKQRLGKDSMEVEVEEVAEIKAAHFEESMKYARRSVSDGDIRKYQAFAQTLQQSRGFGTEFRFPMQPQAAEAAANISAAADEDDLYN, from the coding sequence ATGGCGAGCGCGCCGCCGTCGAAGAAGGCCGCGAACcggctggtggtggaggaggcgacCCACGATGACAACTCCATGTGCAGCCTCCACCCGGCCACCATGGAGAGGCTCTGCATATTCCGCGGCGACTTGGTGCTGCTCAAGGGCAAGCGCCGCCGCAGCACGCTCTGCATCGCCTTCACCGACGACACCTGCGAGGAGcacaagatgaagatcaacaaggtGGTTCGATCCAACCTGCGCGTCCGCATCGCCGACGTCGTGTCCGTGCACCTGTGCCACGACGCCAAGTACGGGAGGCGGGTGCACATCCTCCCGGTGGACGACACCATCGAGGGCGTCACCGGCAACCTGTTCGACTCCTATCTCAAGCCCTACTTTGCGGACGCATACCGCCCGGTCCGCAAGGGCGACCTCTTCCTAGTGCGCGGCGGCATGCGGAGCGTCGAGTTCAAGGTCGTGGAGATCGATCCGGCCGACGAGTACTGCATTGTGGCGGCTGACACAGAGATCTTCTGCGACGGCGAGCCGATCAAGAGGGAAGACGAGGAGAGGCTCGATGACGTCGGCTATGATGACGTGGGCGGCATGCGCAAGCAGCTCACCCAAATCAGGGAGCTGGTTGAGCTGCCGCTCAGGCACCCGCAGCTCTTCAAGTCCATCGGCGTCAAGCCGCCCAAGGGCATCCTCCTGTACGGCCCTCCCGGCTCTGGCAAGACGCTCATCGCCCGTGCCGTGGCCAACGAGACTGGGGCCTTCTTCTTCTGCATCAACGGTCCAGAGATCATGTCTAAGATGGCCGGAGAGAGCGAGAGCAATTTGAGGAAGGCCTTCGAGGAAGCCGAGAAGAACGCgccctccatcatcttcatcgaCGAGATTGACTCCATCGCTCCCAACAGGGAGAAGACCCACGGCGAGGTCGAGAGGCGCATCGTGTCCCAGCTTCTGACTTTGATGGACGGCATGAAGGCTCGGGCGCACGTCATCGTTATGGGTGCCACGAACCGTCCCAACAGCATCGACCCTGCCCTAAGGCGCTTTGGGAGGTTCGATCGTGAGATCGACATTGGAGTGCCGGACGAGGTCGGGCGCCTCGAAGTGTTGCGCGTCCATACCAAGAACATGAAGCTGGACGTGGACGTCAACCTGGAGGTGGTTGCCAAGGATACGCATGGCTACGTTGGCGCTGACTTGGCCGCGCTCTGCACAGAGGCAGCACTACAATGCATCAGGGAGAAGATGGACGTGATTGACCTCGACGACGAAACCATCGATGCCGAGATCTTGAACTCCATGGCCGTCACCAATGACCACCTTAAAACGGCCCTCGTCGGTACGAATCCTTCTGCGCTTCGCGAGACCGTTGTGGAGGTGCCCAACGTCAGCTGGAACGACATCGGCGGCCTGGACGGCGTGAAGAGAGAGCTGCAAGAGACCGTCCAGTACCCGGTGGAGCATCCAGAGAAATTTGAGAAGTTCGGCATGTCGCCCTCCAAGGGCGTCCTCTTCTACGGGCCACCGGGATGCGGCAAGACCTTGCTCGCGAAGGCGATCGCCAACGAATGCCAGGCCAACTTTATCAGCATCAAGGGACCCGAGCTGCTCACGATGTGGTTCGGCGAGAGCGAGGCCAATGTGCGGGAGATCTTTGACAAGGCGCGCCAATCTGCACCGTGCGTTCTCTTCTTCGACGAGCTTGACTCCATCGCGACCCAGAGGGGAGGGAGTGTGGGCGACGCCGGCGGTGCAGCGGACAGGGTCCTGAACCAGCTCCTCACCGAGATGGACGGCATGAACGCGAAGAAGACGGTGTTCATCATAGGCGCCACCAACAGGCCGGACATCATCGACTCGGCGCTGCTCCGGCCTGGCCGCCTGGACCAGCTCATCTACATCCCCTTGCCGGACGAGGCCTCTCGGCACCAAATCTTCAAGGCCTGTCTGAGGAAGTCTCCTGTGGCCAAGGACGTCGACCTCGGCGCACTTGCAAGGTTCACGGCGGGCTTCAGCGGCGCCGACATCACGGAGATCTGCCAGAGGGCGTGCAAGTACGCCATCAGGGAGGACATCGAAAAAGACATGGAGAAGCAGAGACTGGGAAAAGATAGCATGGAGGTGGAAGTAGAGGAGGTGGCTGAGATCAAGGCGGCTCACTTCGAGGAGTCGATGAAGTACGCGAGGAGGAGCGTGAGCGATGGCGACATCAGGAAGTACCAGGCCTTTGCTCAGACGTTGCAGCAGTCGAGAGGTTTCGGCACCGAGTTCCGTTTCCCGATGCAGCCCCAGGCGGCAGAAGCTGCTGCCAATATCTCAGCGGCAGCTGATGAAGACGATCTTTACAATTGA